In Bradyrhizobium sp. 195, the sequence TCGAGCTTGTCGATCGAACGCGCGCCGAACAGATCGAGCCTGTCAGGGCCGATCGAAGCGCGCGGCTCTTCGCCAAGCAGGCCGTCGAGGCCAGGTTCGCCGCACAAGAACGCGGCCGACATGCCGTGCATGTTCGCGGTGATCGTCGTCTCCGGCGTGTTGTAGTCGGCATGGGCATCGAGCCAGAGCACGAACAGCTCCCGTCCTCGCTCCTGCCAATGGCGCGCCATGGCATTGACCGATCCCATGGACAGCGTGTGATCGCCGCCAAGGAAGATCGGCAGCGCGCCGGTTTTCGCGATCTCATGGCCTCGTTGGCTTAGAACGCGCGTCCAGCGCTGGATCTCCCGGTAGTGATTGGCTCTTTCCGGCGGCCTGTCGGCGAGATCCCGGACCTCGCTTGCGGAAAGATCGCCGTAGTCAACGACCTCGAAATCCAGGCTTTCGAGCAGTGTCGCAAGGCCCGCGGTACGCAGCGCCGCAGGGCCCATCAAGGTGCCGCGCTGCGACGCGCCCATGTCGATGGGAGCACCGAGCAAGGCGATGCGCCGGGTTCGATCCGTCATAGCCTGATCGGTCACGGCTGCCTCCTGCGTCAACACGGCCACCGCAAGCCTAACAGAGATTCGCACCCGTCGTTTCCCGGTCCCTCCGCTGTCGGCGGATCACCTCGGAACAAAATCCCGTGCGCTGAATTGCCCATTCAAGGCCGGCACCCGCCGTCAATCACGGCGCCTGTCGCGGATAGCCAAAGGTCGTCAGACCCGCTGTTCTAAACGAGCGCTCGCGCGGATAGCCAAAGGTGCCGGCCTCCGCCATCAGGCTTGGAGGTCGCGCACTTGAGTACGGACTTACCGCAATCCCCTTCTCACCCCGGCGTGGCCGAGCGTGCCATCGATACGGCAGCCGATGTCTCCCGCACGATCGGTGAAGTCGCCGGTGGCCTGCACGCAGCAGTCGACCGTCTGACCTCTACAATCGAGGAATCGCGCAAGCCCGGCGGAGCCCTCGCGACGGTCGCGGCGATCACGCGCGAAGCACCGCTTTCCAGCCTGTTCGTCGCTTTCCTCTTTGGCGTCGCAGTCGCACGGCGGCGATAGATAACCGACGACCCTGCTCAGGCAGCGCTGACCGCGACGAGTTCTGCCGCGAGGAATTGCTTTTCGAATGCCTCGGCAGGCATCGGACGGCCGAAGTAATACCCCTGCCCATCCTCGCATCCCATGCTGACCAGGAAGTCGGCGGTTGCGCGGTTCTCAATGCCTTCCGCCACGACCGTGAGGCCGAGCTGCTTGCTGAGCCCGATGGTCGAGCCGACGATCGCGGCATCGTCGGAATTCTCGAGCAGACCGAACACGAACGACCGGTCGATCTTGAGCCCGTCGAGCGGAAACTTCTTCAGATAGCTCAGGCTTGCATAGCCCGTGCCGAAATCGTCGAACAGGACGCGGACACCCAGCTGCTGGATCCGCTTGAACATGTCGAGCACGCGGCTTTCATCGTGGAGCAGAATGTCTTCGGTGACCTCGATCTCAAGCAGCGAGGGCGAGAGCCCCGTCGCATCGAGCAGCGCCGCAACCGCATGCGCGAGATCGCCGGACTGAAGCTGCGAGGGCGAGAGGTTGATCGCAACGCGCACGCCGTTGCCCGACAATTCCCAGGCACGCGCCTGACGGCAGGCGGTCTCCATCACCCAATTCGCGATCCGCTCGGACAGGGCCGAAGTGTTGACCACCGGCATGAACTCTCCGGGGGAGACGTAGCCGCGCACGGGATGTTGCCAACGGATGAGCGCTTCGGCCCCGACAAGGCTGCCGTCGATCAGACGAACCTGGGGCTGGTAAAACAGCTCGAACTCACCGCGATCTGCGGCAAGCGCCAACTCGCTCTCCAGCGTCAGCCGGTTCTCGAGCTCCTGCCGGATCGCAGCCTCGAAGAGGACGTGGCCGCCCCGCCGCGTCGCCTTGGCCCGGCTCAACGCGAGATGGCCATTGCTCAGGAGATCGTCAGCGTTGTGTCCGCCTTCAGGATAGACGGCAACTCCGATGCTGATCCTGACGCGGTGCTGCCGCGTGCCGGTCGCAAGCGGCGCCTCGAACGCCTGCGCGATCCGCTCGGCGAACACCGCGATCGGTTCGCCGGCCTCGGCACAATCAAGCGCGATGGCGAATTCGTCGCCGCTGAGGCGGGCCACGACTGCCTTGCCATCGGCCTCGATCCGAAGACGCTCAGCGACGGCCCGCAGCACGCGGTCACCGGCTGAATGTCCAAGCATGTTGTTGATTTGCTGGAAGCCGTCGAGCCCGATTACGAGCAACGCGACCTCGCGGGGCTGTCGCCTCGCATCCGTAATCATGCCGGCCAGCTCGGCATGCAGCGTGTTGCGATTGGCAAGACCGGTCAGCGCGTCATGTTCGGCGAGGTATTTGACGCGTTCGGCCTCGCGTTTGCGCACCGAGATGTCGCGAAGGATCGCGCCGTACTGAAAGCCATCCGTTCCCTGCCAGCCCGAGAAGCTCGCTTCGACGGGGAAGGTTTCCCCATTCTTGCGCCGGCCCTCGAACTCGACGACGACCGCCCCGCCCGGAACCAGGAGTGCCTGGCGCGCGGCGTCATGCATGGACGGCCTTGCATCGCCGTCCGCCAGCACCGCGCACAACATTTCGAATGGACGGCCGATCATCTCGGCCGGCATGTAGCCGAAGATCGCGCTCGCGCCGGGATTCCAGACCGTGATCTGGTGGTTCTCGTCGGTGCAGACGAGACCGTCGCCCAGCGACATCGCGATGCGATGGAAGCGGCTCTCGGCGATGCGTCCCAGCAGACTCCGGAAATCGATCTCGTCCAGGGCGATCGCCGTCAGATAAGCGATGATCGCAATGTGGAACAGCGACGTGTTGATGATGAGCGGCCATTTAGCCTGGACAAGGACTGCCACCAGCTCGATGGCTGCCCCGGCCGAGATCAGGATTGCAACGCGCATACCTGGTGAAAAGCGGCGCCACGAATACATCATCAGAAGGCAGATTGCGCCGAGGCCCAGGATCATGCCGATGTCGGATGTCCCGCGCAGCATCCGGTTTTGCAGGATCGATTCTGCCGCCAGCGCCTGCAGAGCCGGCCCCGAAAGGATACGTCCATTTGGAACGCTAAACCTGTCGCCGAGCTCGAGCGCGGTCGCCCCCACGATGATCTTCTTGTCCCTGACCTTGTCGAGAGTCGCGGTATCGCCGCGCAGTACGTCGACATAGGAGACGGTTGGAATCGAGGCTGCGCGAATGCTGAAATCGATCAGGAAGGGCAGCCGCCGGTTGGCGTCCTGACCGGCCAGCACGACAGCCATCGACGGCATCAAGGAATCGCCGAGCTTCTCGCCGAACGGATAGCGGCGAACGAGTCCGTCGGATTCGACTGCGACGTTCACGACGGCCGGCCAGGACTGGTTGGCGAACGGCTTCAGGGGGCGATTGACGTGCGCCGCGCCACCATTCGGCGTCGGCTGCTTGAAGGACGGCAGGATCGTCGAACCCCCGACCTCGCGAAGGGCCTTGACGAAGGCCTCGTCGGACGCCGGATCCGACGGCGTGCTGAAATCGACATCGAAGGCGATGTCCCCCGCTCCCGCGGCCTCGAGCCTGTGCAACAGCTCCGCGTGCAGCCGGCGCGGCCAGGGCCACACCCCGATCTGATCGATGGACGGTGCGTCGATGGCCACCACGACGACCTTGCCGCTGGCGTCGCGCGATTGCCAGGCGAACCGCAGATCGGTGAGCGCGTTGCGAAGCGAACCATGCCATCCCGTGGACAGCACGATCGCAAGCGCGATCACGACGAGAATATGCGGCCGATAGCGTTTCACTCCGATCCTCCCCCGCACCCGCTCCTGCAGGTGCGCCCCACTCATCCCCTAGGAAACCGCTTCAGTGTCGGTTGTGGCCGTAGCCGTTGCCATGGCCGTGGCCATTGCCGCCGCCATTCCCGTTGCCGTCGCCATTGTTGCCCCTGCCGTTGCCGGTAGCACCATGGTTGCCGTGATTTCCGCTATTGCCGTTGTTACCGTTTCCGTTATTGCTGTTTCCGTTGTTGCCGTTGCCACCGGAGTTTCCGTTGCTGGCTCCAGGGCTGTCGCTGGAAGCGCCCGCAGCCGCGGCGGCTATTGCCGCGCCGGCGCTCGACGGGTTACCGGCCGACGACGCACCGCTTGTCGTCACGGCAGTCTGGACGGAGCTGTTGGGCGCTGTCGTGCTGGACTTGCCATCGCTCCAGACCGTCTCGGTACCGGCGTTCGCGTTACGCGCATGGGCGGGAGCAACGGCGCCGTGGGCGAGCCCGCGTGTCACCGTGTGGAAGTTCAGCTTGACCTCGCCGAGCGAGCTCGAGATGCGCACCACACCGGCCCTGGATGCATGATCTCCTGCCGCCTGATGAGACGGCTTCGGCACGCCCGCCGCCTTGGTCCCCTTGTCGATCGGACCGAGCGCGTGGATCGCATGTCCGTTCGCAGCGTTGCGCGGCGCCGACAGGCCTGATTTCGGTACGGGCACACGCTCGATCGCGGGAGCGCGCGGCTTGCCGTGCTCGATCGGATTGAACGTGCCTGCACCGCTCAGGCTGAGACCGGGCTTGCCGTGCTCAAAGACGGTGGCCGCCTGTCCCGGCATGACCTGGGCAATCTGTCCCGTCCTGAAGTCGGAGACCTCGACCTGGCCGCGCAGCACGCCGACCTTGGTGCTGCCGGCTCCCACGGTGACGCTGAACTGCGTTCCCTTGACCACGGCGGCGAGATAGGGCGTCTCGACCTCGAAATGCTTGACGTTGCGCTTCTCGACTTCGAGCAGGATCGAACCTGCCTGCTGGATGATGGTGGTCGAGAGCCCCTCCTTCTTCTCCGCCGGCAAGCCGACCACGGAGTTGGGAGAGATCAGAATCGTTTCCTCACCGCGGACGAGCAGCACCCGGCCGTTGCGTCCGGTACGGATGGTATTGCCAGGCTTGAGCGTCTCGTCCTGGTTCAGCGAGACCTGTTGCACCCCGTCGGTCGCGATCCACACCTCACCGGTGGCCTTGCTGACCGACCAGACACCATCCTCCGCAGCGGATGCACCGGATGCCATTGCCAGGATCAGTGCCGCCGCGAAGGCGCACCGCATTCCAATTCTGCCGAGCATCACGATCCTCAGTCCGGGTTACAGCCAGACCTGTGGCGTATCCGAAATCACTCAAGAGAGAATTAGCAGGTGAAGGCCAGCCAAGCGGCCGCCTTAACCAATCATTGACCATAAAAAACTAAGAAAAATCATGAGGCTAATGAACGCTTACCGCCCCGCGGCAATTTCTCCGTCAAACTACGGGGAGAGATTCGCTGCGTGCGTTGAGAGGCGGCATGTCCTTACCGCGCTGGTGCTATTGGCACCAATTCTTGCGGGAGTTTCCCAGGCGTTCGCACAACAGGCGAACCAGCCGGGTTTCGATCCGCGTCAACCCGAGAAACACTTTGAAAACCAAACCGAGCGGGAAACGCTGAACCGTCCGCCGGTCAGGCTGCCGACGGTCGGCCAGCCCAACACCGGCGGCGATACCAAGCCGCAATTCGTGCTGCGCGGCGTCGACGTCAGCGGCGCCCACACCGTCTCCCCCGATCGCATTGCCGCGGTGTATCAGCCGTATCTCGGCAAGAGAGTCTCGCAGGCGGATCTCGCCGGGATCGCAGGTGCGATCAGCGATCTCTACCGCGCCGACGGCTTCCATCTGAGCCGGGCCATCGTGCCGCCGCAGGACATTGCGGACGGCCGGGTCCGGATCCAGGTGATCGAAGGCGCCATCGTGCAGGTCGAGCTGA encodes:
- a CDS encoding EAL domain-containing protein; this encodes MKRYRPHILVVIALAIVLSTGWHGSLRNALTDLRFAWQSRDASGKVVVVAIDAPSIDQIGVWPWPRRLHAELLHRLEAAGAGDIAFDVDFSTPSDPASDEAFVKALREVGGSTILPSFKQPTPNGGAAHVNRPLKPFANQSWPAVVNVAVESDGLVRRYPFGEKLGDSLMPSMAVVLAGQDANRRLPFLIDFSIRAASIPTVSYVDVLRGDTATLDKVRDKKIIVGATALELGDRFSVPNGRILSGPALQALAAESILQNRMLRGTSDIGMILGLGAICLLMMYSWRRFSPGMRVAILISAGAAIELVAVLVQAKWPLIINTSLFHIAIIAYLTAIALDEIDFRSLLGRIAESRFHRIAMSLGDGLVCTDENHQITVWNPGASAIFGYMPAEMIGRPFEMLCAVLADGDARPSMHDAARQALLVPGGAVVVEFEGRRKNGETFPVEASFSGWQGTDGFQYGAILRDISVRKREAERVKYLAEHDALTGLANRNTLHAELAGMITDARRQPREVALLVIGLDGFQQINNMLGHSAGDRVLRAVAERLRIEADGKAVVARLSGDEFAIALDCAEAGEPIAVFAERIAQAFEAPLATGTRQHRVRISIGVAVYPEGGHNADDLLSNGHLALSRAKATRRGGHVLFEAAIRQELENRLTLESELALAADRGEFELFYQPQVRLIDGSLVGAEALIRWQHPVRGYVSPGEFMPVVNTSALSERIANWVMETACRQARAWELSGNGVRVAINLSPSQLQSGDLAHAVAALLDATGLSPSLLEIEVTEDILLHDESRVLDMFKRIQQLGVRVLFDDFGTGYASLSYLKKFPLDGLKIDRSFVFGLLENSDDAAIVGSTIGLSKQLGLTVVAEGIENRATADFLVSMGCEDGQGYYFGRPMPAEAFEKQFLAAELVAVSAA
- the rocF gene encoding arginase; its protein translation is MTDQAMTDRTRRIALLGAPIDMGASQRGTLMGPAALRTAGLATLLESLDFEVVDYGDLSASEVRDLADRPPERANHYREIQRWTRVLSQRGHEIAKTGALPIFLGGDHTLSMGSVNAMARHWQERGRELFVLWLDAHADYNTPETTITANMHGMSAAFLCGEPGLDGLLGEEPRASIGPDRLDLFGARSIDKLEKELMRARRIRVVDMRQIDEFGVAVLIRRVIERVKASNGVLHVSFDVDFLDPCVAPGVGTTVPGGATYREAHLIMELLHDSGVVGSVDIVELNPFLDERGRTARTAVELIGSLFGQQITDRPTPSNAIAPGE
- a CDS encoding FecR family protein; this translates as MLGRIGMRCAFAAALILAMASGASAAEDGVWSVSKATGEVWIATDGVQQVSLNQDETLKPGNTIRTGRNGRVLLVRGEETILISPNSVVGLPAEKKEGLSTTIIQQAGSILLEVEKRNVKHFEVETPYLAAVVKGTQFSVTVGAGSTKVGVLRGQVEVSDFRTGQIAQVMPGQAATVFEHGKPGLSLSGAGTFNPIEHGKPRAPAIERVPVPKSGLSAPRNAANGHAIHALGPIDKGTKAAGVPKPSHQAAGDHASRAGVVRISSSLGEVKLNFHTVTRGLAHGAVAPAHARNANAGTETVWSDGKSSTTAPNSSVQTAVTTSGASSAGNPSSAGAAIAAAAAGASSDSPGASNGNSGGNGNNGNSNNGNGNNGNSGNHGNHGATGNGRGNNGDGNGNGGGNGHGHGNGYGHNRH